In Amyelois transitella isolate CPQ chromosome 3, ilAmyTran1.1, whole genome shotgun sequence, a single genomic region encodes these proteins:
- the LOC106133348 gene encoding chorion peroxidase — MYRPSTSKDGERTPLVAPTYVFESSLSRSYQKRLRNFQCACCASLLIILAITLLVTVSYNLGFDDSDTTEVASEVPTTSSSITSPPTTAPPNLVVTSQAPVVVGNLTLRMSPGNPSYVMPVPVVLSNLTLSPELKPLMEKKWPLAGREPRQWSGKNDTENIEAAVEYGKRALKKRTEVESKRRPLEIDTPANRAQRAAATSGEVKPLADAAYAAEQATRLLVNSTNSQHGTSVGVGPPTNGSFPEPAYCLTDPPPCQPSKYRSMDGTCNNLDNPLRWGVSRTPFRRVLPANYGDGISSPRTGTDGSPLPSARDVSVTVHRPSYAHDTTFTVMLAVWGQFIDHDITATALSKGENSSSLSCCDPTQPPHPECFPVQLDVEDPFYQDYNLTCMEFVRSAPAPTCHFGPREQMNQATAFIDGSTVYGYGPIRASQLRSGTAGKLKMLRVGARELLPPSTDLNDGCNTAEMNAQGRYCFETGDDRANENLHLTTMHLIWARQHNRLADALAKLNPTWDDDTVYFEARKILGAQMQHITYTEFLPAILGNDVMWALNLTVEEEGYAAVYDPSVDPSVANHFAASAFRFAHTLLPGLIHSVDASTGTVNYVQLHQMLFNPYALYKSKGPKNAVNSALNTPVHGVGPHVTTELNNHLFERTVTVEGNSTAPAKKPGPCGLDLVSLNIQRGRDHGLPPYPEWREHCGLSRPRNFTDLAAIFDESSLTRICKIYKSVDDIDLYTGALAEDPHGRLLGPTLSCLLADQFLRLKVGDRFWYETNDTTVGFTIEQLTEIRKTTLAGVICVNEVLLDQAQPRVMEAVSPTNPLVDCMELPQPSLKPWKQTDAQVKPTKKKKT; from the exons ATGTACCGGCCTTCGACCTCCAAAGACGGGGAGCGGACCCCCCTAGTAGCCCCCACCTACGTATTCGAGTCCAGCTTATCCAGGAGTTACCAGAAACGACTGAGGAACTTTCAGTGCGCATGCTGCGCTAGTCTTTT GATAATTCTCGCGATAACACTTCTTGTAACAGTCTCCTACAACCTTGGCTTCGACGATAGCGACACCACAGAAGTGGCGTCAGAAGTGCCAACCACCTCATCATCAATTACTTCACCACCCACCACCGCGCCTCCAAACCTTGTGGTGACGTCACAGGCACCGGTCGTAGTTGGCAATTTGACACTGAGGATGTCTCCAGGAAATCCCAGCTATGTAATGCCAGTGCCCGTGGTGTTAAGTAATCTAACGTTATCACCAGAGTTAAAGCCTTTGATGGAGAAGAAGTGGCCTTTAGCAG GTCGTGAACCTCGTCAATGGAGCGGCAAAAATGACACCGAGAACATAGAAGCAGCCGTCGAATATGGGAAGAGAGCGCTTAAGAAGAGAACGGAAGTAGAGAGCAAGAGGAGACCGCTAGAGATAGATACACCAGCTAACAGGGCGCAGAGGGCGGCCGCCACGTCTGGAGAAGTGAAGCCACTGGCTGACGCAGCGTATGCCGCTGAACAGGCAACCAGATTACTGGTTAACAG CACAAACAGTCAACATGGAACCAGCGTCGGCGTTGGTCCACCCACCAACGGTTCCTTCCCCGAGCCTGCGTACTGTCTAACAGATCCACCTCCGTGCCAACCCTCGAAGTATAGGTCTATGGATGGAACCTGCAATAATCTGGACAATCCACTGAGATGGGGCGTTTCCAGGACTCCGTTCAGGAGGGTTTTGCCGGCTAATTATGGTGATG GCATCAGTTCCCCGCGAACAGGCACTGACGGTTCTCCTCTGCCCAGTGCGCGCGACGTCAGCGTGACGGTACACCGACCCAGCTACGCTCACGACACCACCTTCACGGTCATGTTGGCTGTGTGGGGGCAGTTCATTGACCACGACATTACTGCCACTGCTCTCAGCAAAG GAGAGAACAGCAGCTCACTATCCTGTTGTGACCCCACCCAGCCTCCACACCCGGAATGCTTCCCCGTACAACTAGACGTGGAGGACCCCTTCTACCAGGACTACAACCTCACGTGCATGGAGTTCGTTAGGTCTGCGCCCGCGCCTACCTGTCATTTTG GTCCCCGTGAACAGATGAACCAAGCAACAGCCTTCATCGACGGCTCCACGGTCTACGGTTACGGGCCGATCAGAGCCTCGCAGCTTCGGAGCGGGACAGCCGGGAAACTGAAGATGTTGAGGGTGGGCGCGAGGGAACTTCTGCCGCCGTCTACGGACCTCAACGATGGGTGTAACACCGCCGAGATGAATGCGCAAGGACGATACTGCTTTGAAACAG GTGACGACCGCGCCAATGAGAACCTCCATTTAACCACCATGCACCTGATCTGGGCCAGGCAACACAACCGGCTGGCAGACGCTCTGGCCAAGCTCAACCCGACCTGGGACGACGACACCGTCTACTTCGAGGCCAGGAAGATACTCGGAGCCCAGATGCAGCATATCACATATACTGAGTTCTTGCCGGCTATTCTTG GTAATGACGTGATGTGGGCTTTGAACCTGACTGTGGAGGAGGAAGGTTATGCTGCCGTGTACGACCCCTCAGTGGACCCTTCAGTTGCCAACCACTTCGCAGCATCAGCCTTCAGATTCGCACATACACTCTTACCA GGTCTAATCCACTCGGTGGACGCGAGCACGGGCACCGTCAACTACGTGCAACTCCACCAGATGCTGTTCAACCCGTACGCGCTGTACAAGAGCAAGGGGCCGAAGAACGCCGTCAACTCCGCGCTGAACACACCCGTGCACGGTGTGGGCCCACATGTCACCACCGAG CTTAACAACCACTTATTCGAGCGTACAGTCACAGTCGAGGGTAACAGCACGGCACCAGCCAAGAAGCCTGGTCCCTGCGGCCTCGACCTGGTCTCACTGAACATCCAGCGCGGGAGAGACCACGGCTTGCCGCCGTACCCAGAGTGGAGGGAGCATTGTGGGCTCTCCAGGCCGAGGAACTTTACTGATCTGGCAGCCATCTTTGATGAATCATCTCTGACCAGAATCTGCAAGATTTataa ATCTGTAGATGACATAGACCTGTACACGGGAGCGCTAGCAGAAGACCCTCACGGGAGACTGCTGGGGCCGACCCTGAGCTGCCTCCTCGCAGACCAGTTCCTGAGGCTGAAAGTCGGGGACCGCTTCTGGTATGAAACCAACGATACAACTGTCGGATTCACTATTG AACAACTGACAGAGATTCGTAAAACCACTCTTGCCGGGGTGATCTGCGTCAACGAAGTACTCCTGGACCAGGCTCAGCCCAGGGTGATGGAAGCGGTCAGCCCCACAAACCCACTGGTGGACTGCATGGAGCTGCCGCAACCCTCGCTGAAACCATGGAAACAGACAGACGCACAGGTCAAACccacgaagaagaagaagacttAA
- the LOC106138849 gene encoding uncharacterized protein LOC106138849, with the protein MMEDQENSILEDADINKDVVTLRELAERRKILLKKKRAILNRFNYQNQPVIQPKSRPLSENQNLPPEIPLSENESLPLSENLTSEFTTMTTILNPLDSMQNEYMPTANDVAENLMTNNIDFTSDDHSFVNLSDITNLKPLSPDCVEWFPEREMEENKKYRKKRKGDQNNWKRMKNKRQRMMGKEYIGFKKEGNKFVQNDPKPAREMGPLCMSTKCFGGKAMYCSKLTEEVRSEIFNNYWKMTWQEKKMYISSMVDKKPTCRKTKDSNSRRSDTKIYYLKVNDKKERVCLQTFLATLGIKEWTVRYWLGERMKQKTTEVIEKEPKRELAKKYLTLLPKLPSHYCRQSTSKLYLEPIIQSKSQLYRLYVDYSASENKPVASRKVFESVLFEENIGLFQPKKNACDLCCAHKVGNLSDEQYAKHIERKDLARAEPMQNF; encoded by the coding sequence TTAATAAAGACGTCGTGACTTTGCGAGAGCTAGCTGAAAGgcgaaaaatattgttaaagaaGAAGAgagcaattttaaatagatttaattatcaaaatcAGCCAGTTATACAACCAAAATCTAGACCTTTGTCTGAGAATCAAAATTTACCACCAGAGATACCTTTGTCTGAGAATGAAAGTTTACCTTTGTCTGAGAATTTAACTTCCGAGTTTACTACAATGACAACGATTTTGAACCCTCTAGATTCGATGCAAAATGAATACATGCCTACGGCGAATGATGTAGCAGAAAATCTAATGACTAATAACATTGATTTTACGTCTGACGATCattcttttgttaatttatcaGACATTACAAACTTAAAGCCATTATCGCCAGATTGTGTAGAGTGGTTTCCAGAAAGAGAAatggaagaaaataaaaaatatagaaaaaaacgCAAAGGAGATCAGAATAATTGGAAGAGAATGAAAAATAAGAGACAGAGAATGATGGGAAAAGAGTACATTGGATTTAAAAAAGAGGGCAATAAATTTGTTCAGAACGATCCTAAGCCAGCAAGAGAAATGGGTCCATTATGTATGTCAACAAAATGCTTCGGTGGTAAAGCTATGTACTGTTCAAAATTAACAGAAGAAGTTCGAtcagaaatatttaataactacTGGAAGATGACTtggcaagaaaaaaaaatgtatatatcttCAATGGTGGATAAAAAACCAACATGTAGAAAAACCAAGGACTCAAATTCAAGACGAAGTGATACTAAAATTTACTATCTAAaagttaatgataaaaaagaaagagttTGCTTACAGACATTTTTGGCAACACTGGGCATAAAAGAATGGACAGTTCGCTATTGGCTTGGAGAAAggatgaaacaaaaaacaacagaagTCATAGAAAAAGAACCCAAAAGAGAATtagctaaaaaatatttaactctaCTACCGAAACTACCGTCCCATTACTGCAGACAATCTACTTCAAAGTTATACTTAGAACCCATCATACAATCAAAATCACAGTTGTATCGCCTTTATGTCGACTACTCGGCTTCAGAAAATAAACCTGTGGCATCTAGAAAAGTATTTGAAAGCGTTTTGTTTGAGGAGAATATTGGATTGTTTCAACCAAAAAAGAATGCTTGCGACCTGTGCTGCGCACACAAAGTTGGCAATTTATCAGATGAGCAGTATGCTAAACATATTGAACGAAAAGACTTAGCTAGAGCTGAACCTAtgcaaaacttttaa